In Flavobacterium sp., a single window of DNA contains:
- a CDS encoding efflux RND transporter periplasmic adaptor subunit, producing MKHTLIIGIAIVSLSLTSCKKEVDNPQTNTSFALSDSMLKTTTTATAEKQTVKNELSFYGKITADNNKLIDVYPLVGGNVIKVNVELGDYVKKGQVLATIKSTDVADFEKQSIDAKSDLLVAKNNLKVAQELFDGKLNSESDVLQAKSEVNKAQSQLSKIQETYKIYNIKAGSIYEVTAPISGFIIQKSINQDMLLRSDRSENIFDIAEISEVWAMANINEIDINKIKLGIDASVTTLSYPDKVFKGKVDKIFNVIDPETKAMQARIKLQNPGFLLKPDMNANIKLSYDENESMIAIPSNAIVFDKSKNFVMIFKDRHNIETRQVEVYRVVGDTTYISSGLKENEKVITNNQLFIYRALND from the coding sequence ATGAAACATACACTAATTATAGGAATTGCAATTGTGAGTTTATCACTTACAAGCTGCAAAAAAGAAGTAGATAATCCTCAAACAAATACTTCTTTCGCCTTGAGCGATAGTATGCTAAAAACTACTACTACTGCAACCGCAGAAAAACAAACTGTAAAAAACGAACTGAGTTTTTACGGAAAAATCACAGCTGACAACAATAAATTAATCGATGTTTACCCGCTTGTTGGTGGAAACGTAATTAAAGTAAATGTTGAACTTGGAGATTATGTAAAGAAAGGACAAGTTCTGGCTACTATAAAAAGTACCGATGTAGCTGATTTTGAAAAGCAGTCTATCGATGCCAAAAGCGATTTACTGGTTGCCAAAAACAATTTAAAGGTCGCTCAGGAATTATTTGACGGAAAATTAAATTCTGAAAGTGATGTGCTTCAGGCAAAATCTGAAGTAAATAAAGCACAGTCTCAATTAAGCAAAATTCAGGAAACGTATAAAATTTACAATATTAAAGCAGGTTCTATTTATGAAGTTACAGCACCAATAAGCGGTTTTATTATTCAAAAAAGTATTAATCAGGATATGCTTTTGCGTTCTGACCGTTCTGAAAATATTTTTGACATTGCCGAAATCAGCGAAGTTTGGGCAATGGCTAATATTAATGAAATTGATATTAATAAAATAAAACTCGGAATTGATGCGAGCGTTACAACTTTAAGTTATCCTGATAAAGTTTTTAAAGGAAAAGTCGATAAAATCTTCAATGTAATTGATCCAGAAACCAAAGCGATGCAGGCGCGTATTAAACTTCAAAATCCAGGATTTTTATTAAAACCGGATATGAACGCCAATATCAAATTATCGTATGATGAAAATGAATCAATGATTGCAATTCCAAGTAATGCTATTGTTTTTGATAAAAGCAAAAATTTCGTCATGATCTTTAAAGATCGTCATAACATCGAAACAAGACAAGTTGAAGTTTACCGAGTTGTGGGCGATACAACTTACATTTCTAGCGGTTTAAAGGAAAATGAGAAAGTCATTACCAATAATCAATTATTTATTTATCGCGCTTTAAACGATTAA
- a CDS encoding CusA/CzcA family heavy metal efflux RND transporter produces MNKFIRNIIAFSLKNKAFTFFWVGILAVAGFISFKNMPIDAFPDVTNTQIIIITQWNGKSAEEVERFVTTPIEISMNSVQKKTSVRSITMFGLSVIKIIFDDGVDDTFARFQVNNLLKNVTLPDDVEPDVQPPYGPTGEIFRYIVKSNSRDSRELLTYQNWVIDKQLRAVPGVADLNVFGGQTKTYEVGVDPVKLAKYNITPLQVYNAIDAGNLNVGGDIIEKNGQAFVVRGVGLLKSIQDIENIIVDDAGGNPILVKNVANVYESSMPRVGQTGIGKNDDAVEGIVVMRKGENAQETLALIKDKIKDLNENVLPKDIKIETFYDRDNLMNFTTETVMHNLFEGIILVTCVVFLFMADWRTTFTVSIVIPLSLLFAFLCLKMMGMSANLLSLGAVDFGIIIDGAVVMVEGLFVVLDHRAHQLGMEKFNKIAKGSLIKKTGTEMGKAIFFSKLIIITALLPIFSFQKVEGKMFSPLAYTLGFALMGALIFTLTLVPVLSHILLNKNVKEKNNPFVNFWDRNVAKGFAWTFKHKVKTLVISLSIIAVTFFSASFLGTEFLPQLNEGALWVTAELPMSTSLPESVQTAAMIRKDLETFPEVKNVLSQTGRSNDGTDPNGFGFIQLQVDLKPKAEWNRKISMDELINEMDEKLKVHQGITYNYSQPVIDNVAESVAGFKASNAVKIYGDDLDKLDELSNEVLAKIKNIPGIKDVGILRNVGQPEISVILDREKMAAYGVTLSDAQAVLELAFGGKTATQKYEDEKKFDVRVRFSKEYRKDEEDLAELKVPTISGAKIPLKEICDIKTITGPAFIYRDNTKRFIGVKFSVRDRDLGSTIAEAQSKVAEVKMPPGYTTGWTGEFENQVRASARLTQVVPISLIGIFVLLFILFGNIKDSLLVLANVPFAVIGGIIALHVTGMNFGISAGVGFIALLGICIQNGVILISEFHHNLKAKFSLEESILMGVKARTRAVIMTALMASIGLMPAAISTGIGSESQKPLAIVIIGGLVTATILTLLVFPILFWIFNRKKHEAIE; encoded by the coding sequence ATGAACAAATTCATACGAAATATAATTGCTTTTTCGCTTAAGAATAAAGCATTTACCTTTTTTTGGGTGGGAATATTGGCCGTGGCCGGATTTATTTCCTTCAAGAATATGCCAATTGACGCTTTTCCTGACGTAACGAACACTCAAATTATTATCATTACACAATGGAATGGTAAAAGTGCCGAAGAAGTAGAACGATTTGTTACTACACCCATTGAGATCTCGATGAACTCTGTACAGAAAAAAACCAGCGTAAGAAGTATTACGATGTTTGGTTTATCTGTAATCAAAATTATTTTTGATGATGGTGTCGACGATACTTTTGCTCGTTTTCAGGTAAATAACCTGCTTAAAAATGTCACACTTCCAGATGATGTTGAACCAGATGTTCAGCCACCATACGGGCCAACTGGAGAAATTTTCAGATATATTGTAAAAAGTAACAGCCGTGACAGCCGTGAATTATTGACTTATCAAAACTGGGTAATCGACAAACAATTACGTGCCGTTCCCGGAGTTGCAGATTTAAACGTATTTGGAGGTCAGACAAAAACGTATGAAGTTGGTGTTGATCCAGTAAAACTGGCAAAATATAATATTACGCCGCTTCAGGTTTACAATGCTATTGATGCTGGAAACTTAAATGTTGGCGGTGATATTATAGAAAAAAACGGTCAGGCTTTTGTCGTTCGCGGAGTTGGTCTTTTAAAATCGATTCAGGATATTGAAAACATTATTGTTGACGATGCCGGAGGAAATCCGATTTTGGTAAAAAATGTCGCTAATGTTTATGAAAGCTCTATGCCAAGAGTGGGGCAAACCGGAATTGGTAAAAATGACGATGCCGTTGAAGGTATTGTCGTAATGCGTAAAGGCGAAAATGCGCAGGAAACATTAGCCTTAATTAAAGATAAAATTAAGGACTTAAATGAAAATGTACTTCCGAAAGACATTAAAATTGAGACCTTTTACGATCGTGACAATTTAATGAATTTCACTACTGAAACGGTAATGCATAATTTATTCGAAGGAATTATTCTCGTTACCTGCGTCGTATTTCTTTTCATGGCCGACTGGAGAACCACTTTTACAGTTTCTATTGTAATTCCGCTTTCATTATTATTTGCATTTTTATGTCTGAAAATGATGGGAATGAGTGCCAACCTGCTGAGTTTAGGTGCGGTCGATTTCGGTATTATCATCGATGGAGCCGTTGTTATGGTCGAAGGATTATTCGTTGTTCTCGATCATCGAGCGCATCAATTAGGAATGGAAAAATTTAATAAAATTGCAAAAGGAAGCCTGATCAAGAAAACTGGAACAGAAATGGGTAAAGCTATTTTCTTTTCTAAATTAATCATTATTACGGCTTTACTTCCAATATTTTCATTCCAAAAAGTGGAAGGAAAAATGTTCTCTCCACTTGCCTACACATTAGGTTTTGCTTTAATGGGAGCTTTAATTTTTACTTTGACTTTGGTTCCGGTTTTATCTCATATTTTATTAAACAAAAATGTAAAAGAGAAAAATAATCCGTTTGTGAATTTTTGGGACAGAAATGTTGCAAAAGGTTTTGCCTGGACATTCAAACATAAAGTAAAAACGTTAGTTATCTCTTTGTCAATAATTGCTGTAACTTTCTTCTCAGCTTCGTTTTTAGGAACAGAATTTTTACCGCAGTTGAATGAAGGAGCATTATGGGTTACGGCCGAATTACCAATGAGTACTTCGCTTCCTGAAAGTGTGCAGACAGCTGCAATGATCAGAAAAGATCTGGAAACTTTTCCTGAAGTAAAAAATGTGCTTTCTCAAACCGGACGAAGCAACGACGGAACAGATCCAAACGGTTTTGGGTTTATTCAGCTGCAGGTAGATTTAAAACCAAAAGCAGAATGGAACCGAAAAATCTCAATGGATGAACTGATTAATGAAATGGATGAAAAGTTAAAAGTGCATCAGGGAATCACTTATAACTATTCTCAGCCTGTAATAGACAACGTTGCTGAATCTGTAGCAGGATTTAAAGCTTCAAATGCAGTTAAAATTTATGGGGATGATTTAGATAAACTCGATGAATTATCGAATGAAGTTTTGGCAAAAATTAAAAACATTCCAGGAATCAAAGATGTCGGGATTCTTCGAAATGTTGGGCAGCCGGAAATAAGTGTAATTCTTGATCGTGAAAAAATGGCAGCTTACGGCGTAACTTTAAGTGATGCCCAAGCGGTTTTAGAATTAGCTTTTGGAGGAAAAACGGCAACTCAAAAATATGAAGATGAAAAGAAATTTGATGTTCGAGTTCGTTTTTCTAAAGAATACCGTAAAGACGAAGAAGATTTAGCAGAATTAAAAGTTCCAACAATCAGTGGCGCAAAAATTCCATTAAAAGAAATTTGCGATATTAAAACCATAACCGGTCCTGCATTTATATATCGAGATAATACAAAACGTTTTATCGGTGTAAAATTCTCTGTTCGTGACCGTGATTTAGGAAGTACAATTGCCGAGGCACAATCAAAAGTAGCGGAAGTAAAAATGCCTCCGGGATATACCACAGGATGGACAGGTGAATTTGAAAATCAGGTTCGTGCCAGTGCACGTCTGACTCAGGTAGTACCAATCAGTTTAATTGGAATATTTGTTTTGTTATTTATTCTGTTTGGAAATATTAAAGATTCGTTACTTGTTTTGGCGAATGTTCCGTTTGCTGTAATTGGCGGAATTATCGCCTTACATGTTACCGGAATGAATTTCGGGATTTCAGCCGGAGTTGGATTTATTGCTTTGCTTGGGATTTGTATTCAGAACGGTGTAATTCTAATATCTGAATTCCATCATAATCTCAAGGCAAAATTCTCACTCGAAGAATCTATCCTAATGGGAGTAAAAGCCAGAACGAGAGCCGTAATCATGACAGCGCTTATGGCATCAATAGGTTTAATGCCGGCAGCAATTTCAACCGGAATTGGGTCTGAATCTCAAAAACCTCTTGCAATTGTAATTATTGGAGGTTTGGTAACTGCAACCATTTTGACACTATTGGTTTTCCCGATTTTGTTCTGGATATTCAATCGAAAAAAACATGAAGCAATAGAATAG
- a CDS encoding ankyrin repeat domain-containing protein, translating into MKNSVIYLGLALVTFVNVATASNNTSVVKNQVAVSAVYDDGTPLVVAVSKGDIDTVKKFIEYGANVNEKSDDMSPLMTAARYNKVEIIKVLLAAGARPSDKNEKGYTALKFAQLSNATEAIALLKDAK; encoded by the coding sequence ATGAAAAATTCAGTTATTTATTTAGGATTAGCTTTAGTAACATTTGTAAATGTAGCAACAGCTTCAAATAACACATCAGTTGTTAAAAATCAAGTTGCAGTATCAGCTGTATACGATGACGGAACACCTCTAGTAGTTGCAGTAAGTAAAGGAGATATCGATACAGTAAAGAAATTTATTGAGTACGGTGCTAATGTAAATGAAAAATCAGATGATATGTCACCATTAATGACAGCTGCTCGTTATAATAAAGTAGAAATTATCAAAGTTTTATTAGCTGCTGGAGCTCGTCCATCAGATAAAAACGAAAAAGGATACACAGCATTAAAATTTGCTCAATTATCAAATGCAACAGAAGCTATTGCACTTTTAAAAGATGCAAAATAA
- a CDS encoding glycosyl hydrolase: MKFITNKKTALLSIFMITGHFLFSQIDKKATKETKFLYQNLKTISENHILFGHQHALEYGHGWKDEPNKSDVKLVTGSHPAVVGIDFSGFSGHSNEEIQKTKTVLKKNVIDTYERGGITTVSWHLNNPASGGGFYWKDSVSVAAMSLIKKDGSHHEQYKEILKTIADFAHSVKAKDGKLVPMIFRPFHEFDGDWFWWGKKYTSREDFIEVWQFTVSYLRDTLGVHNFIYAYSPDNKFSSETEYLERYPGDKYVDLFGIDDYGDFGRDGKYDLDAGVKRLKIISDLAIQKKKLAAFTETGLESIPNKTWWTEILLKTLKRENIKLCYVLVWRNDVSSATHFYAPFPGQVSAADFIEFYNDPFTLFENDLKDIYKKKMKLK; this comes from the coding sequence ATGAAATTTATAACAAATAAAAAAACTGCCTTGTTATCAATATTTATGATAACAGGGCATTTTCTTTTTTCGCAGATTGATAAAAAGGCTACTAAAGAAACCAAATTTTTATATCAAAATTTAAAAACTATTTCTGAGAATCATATTTTATTCGGACATCAGCATGCCTTAGAATATGGACACGGCTGGAAAGACGAACCCAATAAATCTGATGTAAAATTAGTTACAGGTTCGCATCCTGCAGTCGTAGGAATTGATTTTAGTGGATTTTCAGGACATTCTAATGAGGAAATTCAAAAAACGAAAACGGTTTTAAAAAAGAATGTTATTGATACGTATGAACGCGGCGGAATTACAACCGTATCATGGCATCTTAATAATCCGGCTTCCGGAGGCGGGTTTTATTGGAAAGATTCTGTTTCGGTCGCTGCAATGTCCTTAATCAAAAAAGACGGTTCGCATCATGAACAATACAAAGAAATTTTAAAAACCATTGCTGATTTTGCTCATTCTGTAAAAGCTAAAGACGGAAAATTAGTCCCGATGATTTTCAGACCTTTTCATGAATTTGACGGTGATTGGTTTTGGTGGGGGAAAAAATATACTTCACGAGAGGATTTTATAGAAGTCTGGCAGTTTACTGTTTCATATCTGCGAGATACTTTAGGAGTTCATAATTTTATTTATGCTTATTCACCAGATAACAAATTCAGTTCTGAAACTGAATATTTAGAACGTTATCCTGGTGATAAATACGTTGATCTATTTGGAATTGATGATTATGGTGACTTCGGGCGAGATGGAAAATATGATTTGGATGCAGGAGTTAAAAGACTTAAAATAATTTCAGATTTAGCCATTCAAAAGAAAAAATTAGCCGCTTTTACAGAAACGGGTTTAGAGTCGATACCTAATAAAACATGGTGGACAGAGATTCTTTTAAAAACACTCAAAAGAGAAAATATTAAACTTTGTTATGTTTTAGTATGGCGAAATGACGTTTCTAGTGCAACCCATTTTTACGCTCCTTTTCCCGGGCAGGTTAGTGCAGCCGATTTTATTGAATTCTATAATGATCCATTTACATTGTTTGAAAATGATTTAAAGGATATTTATAAGAAGAAAATGAAGTTAAAATAA
- a CDS encoding phosphoribosylaminoimidazolesuccinocarboxamide synthase yields the protein MSNTITTTNFNFPNQKSVYRGKVREVYNINDELLVMVATDRLSAFDVVLPKGIPYKGQILNQIATKFMELTQDIVPNWLIATPDPNVAVGHLCEPFKVEMVIRGYLSGHAAREYAAGRKQICGVTMAGGLKENDKFPEPIITPTTKADNGSHDEDISREDILSKGIVSEEDYLVLEKYTRALFQRGTEIAAARGLILVDTKYEFGKTKDGVIVLIDEIHTPDSSRYFYADGYAERQAKGEEQKQLSKEFVRRWLIENGFQGQEGQQIPEMTDTYIESVSERYIELYENILGEKFVKADIDNIDQRIEKNVLQYLASK from the coding sequence ATGAGTAATACAATCACAACCACAAATTTTAATTTCCCAAATCAGAAATCGGTTTACCGCGGAAAAGTTAGAGAAGTTTACAATATTAATGATGAACTTTTAGTAATGGTAGCAACCGACAGACTTTCTGCTTTTGATGTGGTTTTGCCAAAAGGAATTCCGTATAAAGGACAAATCTTAAACCAGATTGCCACTAAATTTATGGAATTAACACAAGATATTGTTCCAAATTGGCTGATTGCAACTCCGGATCCAAATGTTGCTGTAGGGCATTTATGCGAGCCTTTTAAAGTAGAAATGGTGATTCGCGGTTATCTTTCAGGGCACGCAGCACGTGAATATGCAGCAGGAAGAAAACAAATCTGCGGTGTAACTATGGCCGGAGGTTTAAAAGAAAATGACAAATTCCCAGAACCAATTATTACGCCAACTACAAAAGCAGATAATGGTTCTCATGATGAAGATATTTCTCGTGAAGATATTCTATCAAAAGGAATTGTTTCTGAGGAAGATTATTTAGTTTTAGAAAAATATACAAGAGCTTTGTTTCAAAGAGGAACTGAAATTGCGGCTGCCCGCGGCTTGATTTTAGTTGATACAAAATATGAATTCGGAAAAACGAAAGACGGTGTTATCGTTTTAATTGACGAAATTCACACTCCGGATTCTTCTCGTTATTTTTATGCTGATGGTTATGCAGAAAGACAAGCAAAAGGAGAGGAGCAAAAACAACTTTCTAAAGAATTTGTTCGCCGCTGGTTAATCGAAAACGGTTTTCAGGGGCAGGAAGGTCAGCAGATTCCGGAAATGACAGATACTTATATTGAATCAGTTTCAGAAAGATATATCGAATTGTATGAGAATATTTTAGGAGAAAAATTCGTAAAAGCTGATATTGACAATATTGACCAACGTATTGAAAAAAACGTATTACAATACCTTGCTTCTAAATAG
- a CDS encoding Cof-type HAD-IIB family hydrolase, with translation MTKLKNIKVVVSDLDGTLLNPQHRISDYTKSIFQELHNQNYLIVVATGRHHLDAMAIIETLEVPVYLVSSNGARIHSPQKEELFSFNLDSDVVKAALNVEIDPDITVVLFKEDVWQTNKWNEKLNAFQADLKYRPELVDYKALEDFGAIKIFFSCENHEKLVKLKDQILANSSEHLHHAFSLPTCLEFMDKSIDKAVAIERVLEKEGFTLSEAVAFGDGFNDVQMLSAAGKGLIMGNAPWILKETLPDLEVIKTNAEDGVAKYIASKIIDKEFAAG, from the coding sequence ATGACTAAGCTTAAAAATATAAAAGTTGTTGTAAGTGACCTTGACGGAACTTTACTCAACCCTCAACACAGAATTTCAGATTATACAAAATCCATTTTTCAGGAACTTCACAATCAAAATTATCTTATTGTTGTAGCTACAGGCCGTCATCATCTTGATGCGATGGCAATTATTGAAACACTTGAAGTTCCGGTTTATTTAGTGAGTTCAAACGGAGCCAGGATTCATTCGCCTCAAAAAGAAGAATTATTTTCTTTTAACCTGGATAGTGATGTTGTAAAAGCGGCTTTAAACGTTGAAATTGATCCGGATATTACTGTAGTTTTGTTTAAAGAAGATGTTTGGCAGACCAATAAATGGAACGAAAAATTAAATGCTTTTCAGGCTGATCTAAAATACCGTCCGGAATTAGTTGATTACAAAGCTTTGGAAGATTTTGGTGCTATTAAAATTTTTTTTTCATGCGAAAATCATGAAAAATTAGTAAAACTAAAAGATCAGATTTTAGCCAATTCATCAGAGCATTTACATCATGCTTTCAGTTTACCGACTTGTTTAGAATTTATGGATAAATCTATAGACAAAGCAGTTGCAATTGAAAGAGTATTAGAAAAAGAAGGTTTCACATTATCAGAAGCGGTTGCGTTTGGAGATGGTTTTAACGATGTTCAAATGTTATCAGCAGCTGGAAAAGGTTTAATTATGGGGAATGCTCCTTGGATTTTAAAAGAAACTCTGCCTGATTTAGAAGTTATTAAAACAAACGCCGAAGACGGTGTAGCTAAATACATTGCTTCAAAAATTATAGATAAAGAATTTGCCGCAGGATAA
- a CDS encoding DUF1801 domain-containing protein: protein MKTIDDFYLNVEESIKGTFLALKDIILKQDKDITHVLKYGMPFFCYKGKMFCYLWTDKKDKQPYIGIVEGKHFDESFLIQDKRSRMKIMMLNSNEDLPLEQIESTIHKAINLYKSGIIRIKNA from the coding sequence ATGAAAACAATAGATGATTTTTACCTAAACGTTGAAGAATCTATAAAAGGAACATTTCTGGCATTGAAAGATATTATCTTAAAACAAGATAAAGACATTACGCATGTTTTAAAATACGGAATGCCTTTTTTCTGCTATAAAGGAAAAATGTTCTGTTATTTATGGACTGATAAAAAAGATAAACAGCCTTATATCGGAATTGTAGAAGGCAAACATTTTGACGAATCTTTTTTAATTCAGGATAAACGTTCGAGAATGAAAATCATGATGCTGAATTCGAATGAAGATTTACCGCTTGAGCAAATTGAATCGACAATTCATAAAGCGATTAATTTGTATAAATCAGGAATAATAAGGATCAAAAATGCTTAA
- a CDS encoding PhoH family protein has translation MNERIIELIDIAPKEFWGAQDSHLEIIKKYYPKLKIVARGTTLKAFGEKEVLDEFEKRFQRLMLHFTRYNNIDDNVIERVIMSDGQDEKRAYDHDKILVHGVGGKIVKAMTPNQQLLVDTVKKNDMVFAVGPAGTGKTYTGVAMAVKMLKDKEVKRIILTRPAVEAGENLGFLPGDMKEKLDPYMQPLYDALRDMIPNEKLEDYILKGIIQIAPLAFMRGRTLDNAFVILDEAQNTTHSQMKMFLTRMGKNAKFMITGDPGQVDLPRRTISGLKEALLVLKDIEGIGIIYLDDKDIVRHRLVKKVIDAYKQIENHD, from the coding sequence TTGAACGAAAGAATAATCGAGCTAATAGACATCGCTCCTAAAGAGTTTTGGGGCGCTCAGGACAGCCATTTAGAAATAATTAAAAAGTACTACCCAAAGCTTAAAATCGTAGCGCGAGGGACCACTTTAAAAGCATTTGGCGAAAAAGAAGTCTTAGATGAATTCGAAAAAAGATTTCAAAGGCTTATGCTCCATTTTACCCGATATAACAATATTGATGATAATGTAATCGAACGTGTAATTATGAGTGATGGTCAGGATGAAAAAAGAGCATACGATCATGACAAAATTTTAGTTCACGGGGTTGGCGGTAAAATAGTAAAAGCCATGACACCCAATCAGCAATTGCTGGTTGATACAGTCAAAAAAAACGATATGGTGTTTGCAGTAGGACCTGCCGGAACAGGAAAAACGTACACGGGTGTGGCAATGGCTGTAAAAATGCTGAAGGATAAAGAAGTAAAAAGAATCATATTAACACGTCCGGCGGTTGAAGCTGGAGAAAATCTGGGATTTTTACCCGGAGATATGAAAGAAAAACTGGATCCTTACATGCAGCCGCTTTATGACGCATTACGCGACATGATTCCGAACGAAAAACTCGAAGATTATATTCTGAAGGGAATTATTCAGATTGCACCTTTGGCTTTCATGCGCGGACGAACGCTTGACAATGCTTTTGTAATTCTCGACGAAGCTCAAAATACGACACATTCGCAGATGAAAATGTTCCTGACCCGTATGGGGAAAAATGCCAAATTTATGATTACAGGCGATCCTGGACAGGTCGATTTACCACGCAGAACTATTTCGGGTCTTAAAGAAGCGCTTTTGGTTCTAAAAGATATAGAAGGCATCGGAATTATTTATCTGGATGATAAAGATATCGTTCGCCACAGATTAGTGAAAAAAGTGATTGATGCTTATAAGCAGATAGAAAATCACGATTAA
- a CDS encoding SAM-dependent chlorinase/fluorinase, whose product MSIITLTTDYGLKDHFVGSLKGKIISELPDAKIIDISHDIDPFNTVEASYVIGASYLSFPKGTVHLIGVDIERNKENQHIAMQWNDHFFICADNGILSMLTQKIVPQKIVEINIHDRFPIEFSDLDIFIQVACHIAKGGLLNVIGKEIPAVKEVTELQAVVAADGNSIKGYVIYIDHFGNVVTNISKKQFLEVSRGRPYEIDMKPKSIKTILPNYSAIATSEKYPIKTYEGEKLAIFNEAGFLEIAIFRSNPSKVGSANSLLGLNYRDVITIKFS is encoded by the coding sequence ATGTCAATAATTACCCTTACTACTGATTACGGCTTAAAAGACCACTTTGTTGGTTCGCTGAAGGGTAAAATCATTTCTGAACTTCCAGATGCAAAAATTATTGATATTTCGCATGATATTGATCCATTTAACACTGTTGAAGCAAGTTACGTTATTGGAGCTTCATATTTGAGTTTTCCAAAAGGAACTGTTCACTTAATTGGAGTCGATATCGAACGCAATAAAGAAAACCAGCATATTGCCATGCAGTGGAACGATCATTTCTTTATTTGTGCCGATAACGGAATTTTAAGCATGCTTACGCAGAAAATCGTTCCGCAGAAAATTGTCGAAATCAATATTCATGATCGATTTCCTATTGAATTCAGTGATTTGGATATTTTTATTCAGGTTGCCTGTCACATTGCAAAAGGCGGTTTACTGAATGTTATTGGAAAAGAAATTCCTGCCGTTAAAGAAGTTACAGAACTTCAGGCTGTTGTGGCTGCTGACGGAAATTCTATAAAAGGTTACGTTATTTATATTGACCATTTTGGAAACGTTGTAACTAACATTTCTAAAAAACAATTCTTAGAAGTTTCACGCGGACGCCCGTATGAAATTGATATGAAACCGAAAAGCATAAAAACGATTCTGCCAAATTATTCTGCCATTGCAACGTCAGAAAAGTATCCGATTAAAACCTACGAAGGTGAAAAACTGGCAATTTTTAACGAAGCCGGTTTCCTTGAAATTGCCATTTTTAGAAGTAATCCATCAAAAGTAGGTTCTGCAAATAGCTTGCTTGGATTAAATTATCGTGATGTGATTACGATTAAGTTTTCTTAA
- a CDS encoding antibiotic biosynthesis monooxygenase family protein, which produces MFVRIVKMSFHEEKIPAFLENFESVKDKIRNADGNRFLELYQDKNDKCIFFTYSYWETEEDLENYRNSELFNSVWDFTKKLFNAKPEAWSVDKLVSLN; this is translated from the coding sequence ATGTTCGTAAGAATAGTAAAAATGAGTTTTCATGAAGAAAAAATTCCGGCTTTTCTGGAGAATTTTGAATCTGTGAAAGACAAAATACGAAATGCTGACGGAAATCGTTTTTTAGAATTGTATCAGGATAAAAATGACAAATGTATTTTCTTTACTTATAGTTACTGGGAAACCGAAGAAGATTTAGAAAATTATAGAAATTCTGAACTTTTTAATTCAGTTTGGGATTTTACAAAAAAACTATTCAACGCAAAACCAGAAGCGTGGAGTGTTGACAAACTGGTGAGTTTGAATTAG